The genome window TAATTCGGGGTGGGCAAAGAATTGTactgtaattgaattgcaacTACGTCCCacccattaattaatttgtttcccAAACTCACCCCTTCAGTGATTTGGCGCACAAGTTCTGTACTGTTTTCGTCTCGAAAGGGGAAAAATTTGTATGTTACCCTTACATCATCTGGCAAATATTTTATTGCAGTTGTGAAGACCTCTATACAGTAGCCTTGGAAAGTATCAGTACCTAGTACATGTTCAACATATTCATTAAGGTCAGCTTTGATAGACACTCCTACTCTCAGTTGCCTCCCACAGTTTGGAAAGGCCCACCCTCGAGGTGTCTGTCTTGTTTCTCCTGGCCAGAAAATAGGATATAATTTTTGATGATTTGATGGTAAATGAGTGGAGTAGAGAGAGTGAGGATGCACCACTGATAATCCAGAGTAATTAGACCAATAACCAACTTTCTTGGTTCCAGTTCCAATCACATTAATAACTTCAAATTCAGGGCGATAGAGTTCCCTATCCGAGGTAAATTTGAACAGTCCTGTCACCCCAGAAATATTGGTCTTCAAAATGTTGTCCAGCAATAACTTCCCTCCATCAAACACATTCATAGAATAAGGATTTAAGCCCCCGGTTGTATGTATAGGAACTCTTGAAAATGAAATGTTTCCACCCTGTTTGAAGAATGCATCAAGAGCACGAGCAAGTAGCCACACAGTGTCATAAGCATATAAACCATAAGTGCACATCCCTAAACTACTATTAGTATCAATTCTTTTGGCCAAATCGCTCCACCTAGACACAAACTTCCTCTTTCCTTCTGAATCTGGAATATATGTGCGTAATGTAATAGTTCCTTGAATGTTGTCCATTACGTCTGAAGAAAGGGGACCGATGGTGTCAATGATAGTGGAGAGCCAGTTGGTAGCAATCCACACATACCCACTTTTTGTCATTCCTAAACTCTTCGCCTGAAAAAATATCTCCAGTCCCATATAAGCATAAGTGTGAACAACAATAATTCGTGATTCCATTAAAGCCGCCAGTTGAGCTAACATATCCTTCACTTCTTCCAACGTTGCGTGAGGTTTCAGAGGTGCTTTATAAGAGATAGCAAGTTGATCTCCTAATGCATCAATGCCACTCCTTCCATAGTCATTGTCTACATATATAGCAACCACTTCTTTCCATTCATAGTATTGGACAATTGATGCTATTGCAGCCATCTGAAACATATCATTTGGTGAGGTCCTGACAAAGAATGGATACTGAAGGGGAGAGAGAGCAGGATCAGTGGCAGAGAAAGACAATAGAGGGACATGGATCTCATTTGCAATGTGGGCAATCGTATGAGCTTTGACTGAAGATTGGGGGCCAATTATGGCCACCATGTCCGTCTCCATGTACTCTATAGCTGTTCATCAAAATTCAATAACTCTATTAAATTATAGTATCTATAAGCAGAAAGactcaatatcgcctccactgatcTTATGACATCTTATTTGGGAGAGTTACGTTACTGCAGGCCACTTGATCAGATCAGAAGGTCATTGGCAGCAAGTTAGCTAGCTAGTCAACTTAattcacaaatacatatatataatatatatatttgcagtgAATTTACCTTCAATTATCCACAGCAATCCATTGGAGTTGTTATCAAGGAAGGTGATATTCAACTTGGTTCCACCAAGAACAGCTGGATTAGAATTGATATCTTCTACTGCAGTCTGTATTACCAGTTTTGTAATTTTACCAACGTTAGACGTCAACGTAAGAATACACCCAATGTTCACAACACTAGGCCTTGCAGAAAGAGTTGAATTAACCCCTTGCCCTTGGGACAAATACCCACAGTAGAAAACTGTGAACATCAATGCC of Ipomoea triloba cultivar NCNSP0323 chromosome 3, ASM357664v1 contains these proteins:
- the LOC116014109 gene encoding glutamate receptor 3.3-like isoform X2; translation: MKLFWALMFTVFYCGYLSQGQGVNSTLSARPSVVNIGCILTLTSNVGKITKLVIQTAVEDINSNPAVLGGTKLNITFLDNNSNGLLWIIEAIEYMETDMVAIIGPQSSVKAHTIAHIANEIHVPLLSFSATDPALSPLQYPFFVRTSPNDMFQMAAIASIVQYYEWKEVVAIYVDNDYGRSGIDALGDQLAISYKAPLKPHATLEEVKDMLAQLAALMESRIIVVHTYAYMGLEIFFQAKSLGMTKSGYVWIATNWLSTIIDTIGPLSSDVMDNIQGTITLRTYIPDSEGKRKFVSRWSDLAKRIDTNSSLGMCTYGLYAYDTVWLLARALDAFFKQGGNISFSRVPIHTTGGLNPYSMNVFDGGKLLLDNILKTNISGVTGLFKFTSDRELYRPEFEVINVIGTGTKKVGYWSNYSGLSVVHPHSLYSTHLPSNHQKLYPIFWPGETRQTPRGWAFPNCGRQLRVGVSIKADLNEYVEHVLGTDTFQGYCIEVFTTAIKYLPDDVRVTYKFFPFRDENSTELVRQITEGVYDAGVGLIGITNNRTKMVDFTPPFMESSLVLVAPFRERGSSTWSFLRPFNARMWCVTGMLFLTIGAAVWILEHRVNDDFRGPVRKQIETIIWFGFLTFFSASNNDNTFRIVSILGRLVHMTWLFAIIIITSNYMANLSSILVAQHPSSLIKGIESLVARNEPIGYLLDTGSTARTHLIQQLHVQESNLIPFNNMEDFAEALRDGPNKKGGVAAVIGYSIYMEQFLSTHCEFVTVGPELSRIGWGFLRCQMQF
- the LOC116014109 gene encoding glutamate receptor 3.3-like isoform X1 encodes the protein MKLFWALMFTVFYCGYLSQGQGVNSTLSARPSVVNIGCILTLTSNVGKITKLVIQTAVEDINSNPAVLGGTKLNITFLDNNSNGLLWIIEAIEYMETDMVAIIGPQSSVKAHTIAHIANEIHVPLLSFSATDPALSPLQYPFFVRTSPNDMFQMAAIASIVQYYEWKEVVAIYVDNDYGRSGIDALGDQLAISYKAPLKPHATLEEVKDMLAQLAALMESRIIVVHTYAYMGLEIFFQAKSLGMTKSGYVWIATNWLSTIIDTIGPLSSDVMDNIQGTITLRTYIPDSEGKRKFVSRWSDLAKRIDTNSSLGMCTYGLYAYDTVWLLARALDAFFKQGGNISFSRVPIHTTGGLNPYSMNVFDGGKLLLDNILKTNISGVTGLFKFTSDRELYRPEFEVINVIGTGTKKVGYWSNYSGLSVVHPHSLYSTHLPSNHQKLYPIFWPGETRQTPRGWAFPNCGRQLRVGVSIKADLNEYVEHVLGTDTFQGYCIEVFTTAIKYLPDDVRVTYKFFPFRDENSTELVRQITEGVYDAGVGLIGITNNRTKMVDFTPPFMESSLVLVAPFRERGSSTWSFLRPFNARMWCVTGMLFLTIGAAVWILEHRVNDDFRGPVRKQIETIIWFGFLTFFSASNNDNTFRIVSILGRLVHMTWLFAIIIITSNYMANLSSILVAQHPSSLIKGIESLVARNEPIGYLLDTGSTARTHLIQQLHVQESNLIPFNNMEDFAEALRDGPNKKGGVAAVIGYSIYMEQFLSTHCEFVTVGPELSRIGWGFAFPKHSPLAVEMSNAILKMSESGELQRIQDMWLLRRACMSLNTKLEVNRLDVKSFSGLFLMCGCACLVALLLHFILAIRHLITCS
- the LOC116014109 gene encoding glutamate receptor 3.6-like isoform X3; this translates as MKLFWALMFTVFYCGYLSQGQGVNSTLSARPSVVNIGCILTLTSNVGKITKLVIQTAVEDINSNPAVLGGTKLNITFLDNNSNGLLWIIEAIEYMETDMVAIIGPQSSVKAHTIAHIANEIHVPLLSFSATDPALSPLQYPFFVRTSPNDMFQMAAIASIVQYYEWKEVVAIYVDNDYGRSGIDALGDQLAISYKAPLKPHATLEEVKDMLAQLAALMESRIIVVHTYAYMGLEIFFQAKSLGMTKSGYVWIATNWLSTIIDTIGPLSSDVMDNIQGTITLRTYIPDSEGKRKFVSRWSDLAKRIDTNSSLGMCTYGLYAYDTVWLLARALDAFFKQGGNISFSRVPIHTTGGLNPYSMNVFDGGKLLLDNILKTNISGVTGLFKFTSDRELYRPEFEVINVIGTGTKKVGYWSNYSGLSVVHPHSLYSTHLPSNHQKLYPIFWPGETRQTPRGWAFPNCGRQLRVGVSIKADLNEYVEHVLGTDTFQGYCIEVFTTAIKYLPDDVRVTYKFFPFRDENSTELVRQITEGVYDAGVGLIGITNNRTKMVDFTPPFMESSLVLVAPFRERGSSTWSFLRPFNARMWCVTGMLFLTIGAAVWILEHRVNDDFRGPVWVFDIFLCQQ